The following is a genomic window from Niabella soli DSM 19437.
ATTGACGGATGGGGTATCGCTGCAGGATCAACTTATAGGCCGAGCCGATGGCTCTCTACTTTTAGTTGCGCGCTTTTAACAAGAAACTAAAGTTCCTTGTTAACCCATTAAACCGAGGCTACGCCTCTTCGACGTTTACTGACTGGAGGTTTCAACTAGTTTAATCATATGCTCAATGTGACAGAAAGCCAGAGGCTTGCGTTCTTCAGGTTACTTCGGAATTTATTCCGAAGTAATGAGCCAAATATAGGGGATTGAGTGCCATCGGCACGACCCATTTCGAAAGCAACCCCAGGCCTGCTATTGCTCTTAGCTAACGAGCACCCCACTTGCTTTGATCACAATGAAGGAGAATCCATAAGTCCATTATGATAATTTTGATACCGGTTTATCATAAAAACTAAGCAACTCACAAAATTGCTCAGGTTTACACAGATTTTTGAAAGCCCCCGCTGCGCCGTTGCTCCCTTGCGTCGCTGCGAGAAACCCTTAGCACTTTTGCGTGGAATCAGTGCGCTTTATACCCCATCTCGCACGAAATACATAAAAAAGTAAATACCCGGCTTTCACCGGCAAAATTATGCCGTTCACCGGTATCGATGGGGGCGTCAGGAAGGATCGGGATAACTTCGGTTAAGTTTTTTGAAAATTCCACTCAGGAAACTTTGATTGTGCTAAAAGTTTCCATAGTTTCGCCGCGCAAATGGAAGAAATAAGCGAGCATAAATTACGGATACGGGAACAGGCCCTCCAACTGTTTTTTCAATACGGTACCCGCAGTGTTAGTATGGACGACATTGCGGGGGCTGTGGGCAGCAGTAAAAAAACCATCTACCAGTATTATACAGATAAGGACGACCTGGTGAGCGATGCGATTGAAAACGTACTGCTTGATAATTGCCGGGAATGTGAGTCGGTGATAGCCATTGCTGATAATGCCATTCATGAAGGGTTTCTGGCTATTGATCAAACCTCGCAATTGTTCCGGAGCATGAACCCGGTGCTGATGAATGATCTGAAGAAGTACCATGCTGCGGCCTATAAAAAGTTTATAAACTATAAGGGCGAGTTCATTTATCAGATCATTGTCAATAATATGAAACGGGGGATTGCAGAGGGGCTGTACCGGGAGGATCTGAATATTGAAGTGATGGCGCGCTTTAGAGTGGAAAGTATTATCATACCCTTTCTCCCGGATTTTTATGGCAAAGTGCCCACCGGTCTTTTTGAAGTGCAGCGGGAACTGTTTTATTTCTTCCTCCACGGAATGGCCACCATCAAAGGACAAAAGTTAATAGAAAAATATAAAAAACGTAAACCAAAAAACAGTTCAGATGCAAAAGATTAGGTTGATCGTATTAGCGGCTGCAGGACTGTTTGCACTATACCATGCAAACGCCCAGGACAGCAGTCATTATTTTAGTTTACAGCAGGCATTGGAGTATGGCCGGCAGCATAATGCACAGGTGAAAAATGCTTTGCTGGATATCCAGTTACAGGAGCAGGTAAACCGGGAAGTAACCGGGAGCGCTTATCCGCAGATAAGCGGCCGGGCCGGCATTACTGATAACGTAAAAATTTCCAAGATATTTCTTCCCGCAGGCTCACCCAATTTTTTTGAAGGCAGCAGCACGCCCTTAACTAAAGATACGTACGTTTCGGCAGCGCTTTTTTCTGCACCATGGAGCGGGGTTGCAGGGGTTACGCTTACGCAACTCTTGTTTGACGGACAAGTATTTACCGGCCTTCAGGCGAGAAAAACATTGATCAATTATAAAGAAAAAGCGGCCGATGTAACATTTGAACAAATAAGACTGAACATCGCCAAGATCTATTACCAATTGGTTGTGAGCAAAACGCAATTAGCCCTGATTGACAGCAATCTTTCTTTTGTGCAAAAGAACATTCACGATACCAAAATTATGTATGATAACGGTTTTGCGGAGAATGTGGATATAGATAAGCTGACCGTTACGCAGGCCAACCTGCTATCGCAAAAAAAACAGGTAACCAATGCCACTGCAAATGGTTATTTGGCATTAAAAATGTTAATGGGGATGCCCATGAAGGAGGAGCTGGTACTTACCGATGAGCTTACTGATGACAAATTAAAGGAAGGGATAATTGAAAGTGTTACAGCGTTTGATTATAGCCAGCGAAAAGATTTTCAGGCGGCCGTATTGGGCAGAAAACTGAACGAGTTGGAAATACAACGATATAAATATAGTAAGATTCCTTCCGTTGCGCTGAATGGCTCCTGGGATTATATGACGCAGACCAACAGGATGCCTAAAATGTTTAATGGCACCGCAGAATGGTATCCTGTTAGCTCGTTATCCCTTAATATCAACATCCCTATTTTTAACGGGTTTGCTACGAATGCGAGAATCGCACAGGCAAAAATCAAACTGCAGCAAACGGAAAATCAGATCGATGCGCTTAAATTAACTATTGATCAGGAGCGGGAATCTGCAGTAAATACTTTTAAATCAGCCATCACTGACATGGATTACCAAAAGCAAAACATGCAATTGGCTGAAAAAGTATACAACCAAACTAAAAAGAAGTATGAAACAGGAACGGGGAGCCAGTTGGAGATTGACAACGCACGGGTACAATTGCAGGCTGCTCAAACCAATTACTACACTGCATTGTATAATGCGATCATTGCCAAAGTAGATTTCTTAAAAGCAACAGGTAAACTATAACCGACAAACTAAACAATAAAATAAGTTTTATGAAAAATGTATTGCGCTATTCGCTGCCGTTTATGCTAATCGTTTCATTGGCCGCTTGCGGTGGTGGAAAGGAAAAAGGAAAAGTGGGCGACCTGAAGGCGAAGATCGAAAAGCTGAAAGGAGAGCAGAAAAAAACGAACGATGAATTAGCCTCATTAGAAGCACAATTGGAAAAATTAGAACCCTCTGCTGTAAAAGCAAAGTTCATATCCGTGGCAACCATTGGCAGTGGCAATTTTGATCACTATATAGATCTGCAGGGAAAAATTGATGCAAAGAACAGCGGCTATGTGGCTCCTAAAGGGCAACCGGGCGTAGTAAGGGCGCTTTATGTAAAGCAGGGCGATCGCGTTAGCAAAGGACAACGGCTGGCCAAACTGGATGATGCTGTACAACGCCAGGCGGTAGTGGCTGCAGAAGAGCAGTCAGGCGTTGTAAAAGCGCAGTTGGGTCTTGCGAAAACAACTTACGAGCGATACAAAAATCTTTGGGCAAATAATATTGGCAGTGAAATGAATGTAATAAATGCCAAATCCCAGGTAGATGCTTTAACCAGCCAGTTGCGTGCGGCGGAAGCACAAATACAGCAGGCAAAAGAAGCGCTGAGCTTTACAAATGTGACGGCTGATATCAGCGGTACGATTGACCAGGTGAATGTGCGGGTAGGCGAGATTTTCGCGGGCATGGCCGGAACCGTTCCCCAGATATCTATCGTAAACACGGGTGTTTTAAAACTGGTGGTTAATGTTCCGGAAACCTATATCGATCGGGTAAAACTGGGCACTCCTTTAAAGATCACCCTGCCGGATGCGAATAATAAAGAATTTCCCGGTAAGGCAAGTGTGGTAAGTAAATTGATTGATCCTACCACACGTTCTTTTTATGTAGAAGCAACCGTGCCGCAGGACCCCGCCATCCGCGCCAATCAGTTGGCTAAAGTTCAAATACGGGATTACGCTACTTCCAATGCTATTACCATTCCGGTAAGTACACTGCAAACAGACAACGAGGGCAAATTTGTTTTGGTGGCCGTTAAAGAGGGCAATAACCTGGTGGCACGGAAAAAACGGGTGGTGGTTGGAGAATTGTATCGCGATCAGTTGGAAGTAAAATCCGGTTTAGCCAATGGAGACCAGTTAATCACTGAAGGATTTCAGAGCCTGCATGAAGGGCAGGTGGTGACCACCCAGGCTTCAAATTAAAATTCAATAAGCGGCACGCGAGTGCCTGGCAAATAAAATAACTTTATGAGTGCTTTAGAAAATTTTACTGGAAAGTTTAAGGAGTTCTTCCTTACCAGTTGGGCGGTGAAGAACCGTACCACGGTATACCTGATGATCCTGATGGTTTCCCTTTTTGGCGTGTATAAATTTGTAACCACACCAAAAGAAAGCTTTCCTGATATTGTAATACCGAATGTTTATATATCCACCATCTACGTCGGTAACTCCCCAAAAGATATTGAGAACCTGGTTACCCAACCCATCGAAAAGCAATTGAAGGGGATGACGGGCATAAAGGTTTCCAAAATTACCAGCAGCTCCTTCCAGGATTATTCCATGATATTAGTGGAATTTGGTTCCGATGAAAAAGTAGATGTGGCCGTTCAGAAAGTAAAAGATGCGATCGATAAGGCCAAACAGGACCTGCCTACGGACCTTACCCAGGAACCTACGGCATTGGAAGTAAGTATGTCCGAAATGCCGATCATGTATGTAAACCTGAGCGGGGATATCGATAAGATCCGGCTGAAGGAATATGCAGATAAAATGAAGGACCGCATTGAGGAACTGTCGCAGATCACAAGAGTAGACCTGGTGGGTGCGCCCGAGCGGGAATTTCAGATCAACGTCGATAATGCAAAAATGCAGGCGGCCGGCGTCACTTTTGATGATATTTCCAATGCGGTAAAAGCGGAGAACAATGATATATCCGGCGGCTTGCTGGAGGTAGGGAATATGCGCCGCAACCTGCAGTTAAAAGGACAGTTTAAAACAGCCGGTGATATTGAACAGGTGATCGTCCGGAATAATACCGGTAACCCTATTTATCTGAAAAATATTGCAAACATTAAAGACACTATCAAGGAAACAGATAGTTATGCCCGCCTGGATGGCAAAACGGTACTAACCTTAAATATTATCAAACGAAGCGGGGAGAACCTGATTGAAACCGTTGACGCCGTTAAGGCCATCAGCGAGGATATGAAAAAGACGGTGTTCCCGCAGAATTTGAATGTAACGGTTACCGGTGACCAGAGTATTTCCACAAAAACCTCGTTTAACGACCTGGTGAACTCCATTGTTATCGGCTTTGTGCTGGTGCTAATTATCCTGATGTTCTTTATGGGATTAACCAATGCCTTCTTTGTGGCATTAAGCGTGCCGCTGAGTATGTTTGTGGCATTTGTATTTCTGCCATTGGGTGAATTGTTTATTGGCGGCCATATTACGCTGAACTTTATGGTGCTGTTCGCCTTATTGTTTGGCCTGGGAATCATCGTGGATGACGCCATCGTGGTAATTGAGAACACGCACCGGATCTTTACGGAGGCCAAAGGAAAGCTCGATTCGCAACGTTCGGCCATGGCCGCAGCAGGCGAGGTATTTGTTCCGGTGCTGGCCGGTACCTTAACCACACTGGCCCCCTTCTTCCCGCTATTATTCTGGCCGGGGATCATCGGTAAGTTTATGATCTACCTGCCATTGATGCTGATCTTTACGTTAGCTGCATCCCTGATCGTAGCCTTTTTAATGAACCCGGTATTTGCGGTTGATTTTATGAATCACGCAGAGAACCCGGAACATAAAAAGAAATCCGACGTGTTCCGGTCCCGGCCGTTCATCACGATGGTGATCATCGGTATTTTCTTTGATCTGATCGGATTGGCGTTTTTCAAAAAAGGAAGCACGGCTTTCTTTATAGGCAACCTTAGCTTGTTTTTGGCGTTGCTCACTGTTTTGTACACCTATTTTATTGAAGATTGGATCCATAATTTTCAAAACCGGGCCTTGCCCTGGATCATGGGGCATTATGAAACCTTGCTACGCTGGGCATTGAAGGGCTGGCGGCCGGTATGGCTTTTATTGGGCGCCTTTGGATTGTTGGTCTTTTCATTTATGCTCTTTGGCGCCTCGGCAGGGGCCGGAAGAACCAAAGTGGTATTCTTCCCGTCCTCCGATCCTAATTTTATTTATGTGTACCTGAAATTGC
Proteins encoded in this region:
- a CDS encoding TolC family protein; the encoded protein is MQKIRLIVLAAAGLFALYHANAQDSSHYFSLQQALEYGRQHNAQVKNALLDIQLQEQVNREVTGSAYPQISGRAGITDNVKISKIFLPAGSPNFFEGSSTPLTKDTYVSAALFSAPWSGVAGVTLTQLLFDGQVFTGLQARKTLINYKEKAADVTFEQIRLNIAKIYYQLVVSKTQLALIDSNLSFVQKNIHDTKIMYDNGFAENVDIDKLTVTQANLLSQKKQVTNATANGYLALKMLMGMPMKEELVLTDELTDDKLKEGIIESVTAFDYSQRKDFQAAVLGRKLNELEIQRYKYSKIPSVALNGSWDYMTQTNRMPKMFNGTAEWYPVSSLSLNINIPIFNGFATNARIAQAKIKLQQTENQIDALKLTIDQERESAVNTFKSAITDMDYQKQNMQLAEKVYNQTKKKYETGTGSQLEIDNARVQLQAAQTNYYTALYNAIIAKVDFLKATGKL
- a CDS encoding TetR/AcrR family transcriptional regulator; translated protein: MEEISEHKLRIREQALQLFFQYGTRSVSMDDIAGAVGSSKKTIYQYYTDKDDLVSDAIENVLLDNCRECESVIAIADNAIHEGFLAIDQTSQLFRSMNPVLMNDLKKYHAAAYKKFINYKGEFIYQIIVNNMKRGIAEGLYREDLNIEVMARFRVESIIIPFLPDFYGKVPTGLFEVQRELFYFFLHGMATIKGQKLIEKYKKRKPKNSSDAKD
- a CDS encoding efflux RND transporter permease subunit, giving the protein MSALENFTGKFKEFFLTSWAVKNRTTVYLMILMVSLFGVYKFVTTPKESFPDIVIPNVYISTIYVGNSPKDIENLVTQPIEKQLKGMTGIKVSKITSSSFQDYSMILVEFGSDEKVDVAVQKVKDAIDKAKQDLPTDLTQEPTALEVSMSEMPIMYVNLSGDIDKIRLKEYADKMKDRIEELSQITRVDLVGAPEREFQINVDNAKMQAAGVTFDDISNAVKAENNDISGGLLEVGNMRRNLQLKGQFKTAGDIEQVIVRNNTGNPIYLKNIANIKDTIKETDSYARLDGKTVLTLNIIKRSGENLIETVDAVKAISEDMKKTVFPQNLNVTVTGDQSISTKTSFNDLVNSIVIGFVLVLIILMFFMGLTNAFFVALSVPLSMFVAFVFLPLGELFIGGHITLNFMVLFALLFGLGIIVDDAIVVIENTHRIFTEAKGKLDSQRSAMAAAGEVFVPVLAGTLTTLAPFFPLLFWPGIIGKFMIYLPLMLIFTLAASLIVAFLMNPVFAVDFMNHAENPEHKKKSDVFRSRPFITMVIIGIFFDLIGLAFFKKGSTAFFIGNLSLFLALLTVLYTYFIEDWIHNFQNRALPWIMGHYETLLRWALKGWRPVWLLLGAFGLLVFSFMLFGASAGAGRTKVVFFPSSDPNFIYVYLKLPSGTDVKYTDSITRTLEAKVNQALDQDPLKGKKNHVVESVIANVAVGAADPNSGDRSTRSNLGRIQVSFVEFEKRHGVGTAQYLTKVRQAIKNIPGAEISVEQEKNGPPTDPPINIEVASEQFDNLIPTAVNLKNYLDSLQIPGVEELKMDVDLTSPEVALKVNRERALSEGVSSYQIGMQIRTALFGNEASKIKNGKDEYKIYVRNTELQRKNLTDLLNMNVVFRDMATGKVKSVPISSVVDVDYTNTLGSVQRKNQKRMITLRSNVLESEGYTPTAVNAQIKSAIDNFHPTGEDVTIKQTGEGAQQAETGAFLGNALLIALGLILLILVAQFNSMSKSVIILTEIIFSIIGVLLGFTFTGMAVSVVMTGVGILGLAGIVIKNGILVIEFADELRARGLRTREAVIQAGKTRIIPVLLTAMAAIMALIPLAVGFNINFVTMFSELNPKIFFGGDNVMFWKPLSWTIIFGLAFAFFMTLVMVPSMYLIAERLKRPMRKQYGGKWISFLGIPPFTLIFAYLATVTTMLKPLQKFYGFNKKVMQVAAVLVIPFLILLFIYYIGSFFKWIRKRRSKG
- a CDS encoding efflux RND transporter periplasmic adaptor subunit; the encoded protein is MKNVLRYSLPFMLIVSLAACGGGKEKGKVGDLKAKIEKLKGEQKKTNDELASLEAQLEKLEPSAVKAKFISVATIGSGNFDHYIDLQGKIDAKNSGYVAPKGQPGVVRALYVKQGDRVSKGQRLAKLDDAVQRQAVVAAEEQSGVVKAQLGLAKTTYERYKNLWANNIGSEMNVINAKSQVDALTSQLRAAEAQIQQAKEALSFTNVTADISGTIDQVNVRVGEIFAGMAGTVPQISIVNTGVLKLVVNVPETYIDRVKLGTPLKITLPDANNKEFPGKASVVSKLIDPTTRSFYVEATVPQDPAIRANQLAKVQIRDYATSNAITIPVSTLQTDNEGKFVLVAVKEGNNLVARKKRVVVGELYRDQLEVKSGLANGDQLITEGFQSLHEGQVVTTQASN